CTCTGGCCGACCTCCGGCTTGCCCTGGGTGTCAGCGCTCACCAGTTCCAGCTTCTTGCCGCCCTGCGACTTGATGCCACCGGCGTTGTTGATCGCCTCGACGGCCAGCTTGGCTCCGTTGTCCATCTGCTGCCCGTCAGCCGCGGCCGCTCCGCTCAGCGGGTGCAGGGAACCGATCTTTATGGTGCTGCCGGACTGGGCGCCGCCGCCGTTGGTCGTGCCGGCGGGCCCGGACCCGCCGCACGCGGCGAGGGCCAGCGGCAGGGTCAAGGCGAGGCTCAGGGTCCAGGTCTTCCTCATGTCAGCTCCTGGGGTGACCGTGTTCCGCCGCACGGAACATCGCATGGGGCATGATGCTGGCACTGCCCCTTCGCCTGGGTCAAGGGTTCACCGAATAATCTTCTTCAACCCTGGATAGCGCCTCATTGGGGACTTGACCCCCGGGCCGGTCGGTGCTGCAATCGTGTTCCGCTGGCGGAAACACCCGCATTGGGAGATGAAGACTTGGCAGAGAGTCAGGGCACTGAGGCGGCGAGCCGCGTGGCCGACGTCCTTCTCCTGTTCACCGACGGGCCGGACTTCCTCGGGGTCACCGCGATAGCGCGCAGCCTCGACCTGTCCAAGGCCGTGGTGCACCGGATCCTGCAGACATTGGTCGAACGCCGGTTGCTGGTCAGCGACCCGGCGAGCCGTGGCTACCAGCTCGGCCCGGCGGCCGCCGCACTCGGCGCCCGCGCGCTGCGCGAATCGCAGCTGCGCACGGTCGCGATGCCGGTCCTGCGCGAGCTGCAACTGGCCACCGGCGAGACGGCGACCGTGTCGGCGCACGTGCACGGCGGCCGGGTCTACCTCGACCAGGTCGAGTCCACCCGGGAAATCAAGATGACGGTCGAGGTGGGTCGCCGTTTCCCCCTGTACGCCGGCAGCTCCAGCACCTGCATCCTGGCCTTCCTGCCCGACACCGAGCGGGAGTCCCTGCTCGCCACCGAACTGCCGTCGCTGACGAACCGCACAGTGACCGACCACGAACTGCTCCGCGCGCGGCTCACCGCGATCCGCAAGACCGGGGTGGCCAACTCCGACGGCGAACGCCAGGAGGGCGCGGGCTCGGTCGCCTCGCCCGTCTTCGGCATCGACGGCACCGTCGTCGGCGCCGTCTCGGTCTGCGGCCCGGCGCACCGGGTCGACGAGGCCGCCCGGGAACGGTTCGGTCCACTCGTGTGGGAGGCCGCCGACAGCATCTCGCGGGCGCTGGGCTGGTCCGGCGGGCTCCCCAAGTGACCCCGCGATCCTGGCTCTACGTGCCCGGCCACCGCGCCGACCGGGTCGCGAAGGCCCTCGCCGCCGGCGCCGACGCGGTGGTCGTCGACCTCGAGGACGCGGTGCCGCCGGACCAGAAGGAGACCGCCCGGGCAACCGCGCTGCGGCTGGCCTCCCAGGGCCCCCACGAGCGACCCCTGTGGGTACGCGTGAACGACCCGACCGGCCCGTGGGGCGAGGACGACATCGACGCGCTGGCCGGGTTGGAGCTGACCGGATTGCGGGTGCCCCGGTGCGAAGACCCGGCCGTGATCCGCGACGTCGCCACCCGCGCCGGGCTGCCACTGCAACTGCTCCTGGAAAGCGCTGCCGGGCTGGCCCGGGCGGCCGAGTTGGCCACCGCGCATCCACTGGTCGCCGGGCTCGGGCTGGGCGAGGCCGACCTGTCGGCCGACCTCCGGGTGACCGGCGACGACGGGCTGGCCTGGGCGCGCGGCTGGGTGGTGGTCGCGGCCCGCGCCGCTGGCCTCCCCTCGCCCGTGCAGAGTGTCTACACCGACGTCGCCGACCTCGA
This portion of the Micromonospora zamorensis genome encodes:
- a CDS encoding IclR family transcriptional regulator; this translates as MAESQGTEAASRVADVLLLFTDGPDFLGVTAIARSLDLSKAVVHRILQTLVERRLLVSDPASRGYQLGPAAAALGARALRESQLRTVAMPVLRELQLATGETATVSAHVHGGRVYLDQVESTREIKMTVEVGRRFPLYAGSSSTCILAFLPDTERESLLATELPSLTNRTVTDHELLRARLTAIRKTGVANSDGERQEGAGSVASPVFGIDGTVVGAVSVCGPAHRVDEAARERFGPLVWEAADSISRALGWSGGLPK
- a CDS encoding HpcH/HpaI aldolase/citrate lyase family protein, which encodes MTPRSWLYVPGHRADRVAKALAAGADAVVVDLEDAVPPDQKETARATALRLASQGPHERPLWVRVNDPTGPWGEDDIDALAGLELTGLRVPRCEDPAVIRDVATRAGLPLQLLLESAAGLARAAELATAHPLVAGLGLGEADLSADLRVTGDDGLAWARGWVVVAARAAGLPSPVQSVYTDVADLDGLRVSTERARANGFVGRSVVHPRQIPVVHEVFTPTAAEVAAARAVLAAAARAQEAGEVAVLDADGRFVDPAVVRRARLVHDLTEPSDPPSGGTS